A stretch of the Pseudanabaena yagii GIHE-NHR1 genome encodes the following:
- a CDS encoding Uma2 family endonuclease produces the protein MIARQPELTYSEYLAYEQSSPKKHEFVNGQAFAMAEEDENHNLIVINLVGCIHPHLRGTGSRLLALAMKLTIASANNATYYPDVMVVCDRSDNDPYVKQKPCLLIEVLSPFTAMLDRREKLFNYQKLESLQEYVMVSQTEIKVELYRRDPEGWLVQSLSIGESLQLQSIDLAIALSDIYEDVQL, from the coding sequence ATGATTGCTAGACAACCAGAACTAACCTACTCAGAATATCTCGCTTACGAACAATCAAGCCCTAAAAAGCATGAGTTTGTCAATGGACAAGCTTTTGCAATGGCTGAGGAAGATGAAAATCATAATTTGATTGTTATCAATCTAGTTGGTTGTATCCATCCACATCTGCGCGGTACTGGCTCTCGTTTGTTAGCTCTAGCGATGAAACTCACGATCGCCTCTGCAAATAACGCGACTTATTATCCTGATGTGATGGTAGTTTGCGATCGCTCAGATAACGATCCCTATGTCAAACAGAAACCCTGTCTCTTAATCGAAGTTCTATCACCTTTTACAGCCATGCTTGATCGGCGAGAAAAGCTTTTCAACTATCAGAAATTGGAATCCTTGCAAGAATATGTGATGGTTTCTCAAACTGAAATCAAAGTAGAGCTTTATCGCCGCGATCCCGAAGGTTGGTTAGTCCAATCCTTGAGCATAGGTGAAAGCCTACAATTGCAGTCGATTGACTTAGCGATCGCTCTTTCAGATATTTATGAGGATGTCCAGTTATGA
- the cas5d gene encoding type I-D CRISPR-associated protein Cas5/Csc1, with product MTHIYRCELELHDTLYFATREIGRLYETEAIVHNYALCYALGLVDSDRYGTQVSKEHEYRYFCREQVPMYEEHLSKLNEVGIYVTPARSLQHTSVLHTWKYANNNYHVEMEKTQKNIPSFGRAKEIAPESAFEFFILSQNPLPKPSKWIRLGKWMSKAELTVKELDKVKQGNGDFIFPYPLNPLDVMFTHQVLSYDTVNMPPVSLIRNVSINGHFYEVDGFKIPARMEYRFKV from the coding sequence ATGACTCATATCTATCGCTGTGAGCTAGAGCTACATGACACGCTCTACTTTGCCACTCGTGAGATCGGACGATTGTATGAAACCGAAGCGATTGTTCATAACTATGCTCTTTGCTATGCTTTGGGACTAGTTGATAGCGATCGCTATGGTACGCAAGTATCCAAAGAACATGAATACCGATACTTTTGCCGCGAACAGGTTCCCATGTATGAGGAGCATTTGAGCAAACTTAACGAAGTGGGAATCTATGTCACCCCTGCGCGATCGCTGCAACATACTTCTGTGTTACACACATGGAAATATGCCAATAACAACTATCACGTTGAGATGGAGAAAACTCAAAAAAATATTCCTAGCTTTGGTAGAGCGAAAGAAATCGCGCCCGAAAGTGCTTTTGAATTTTTCATCTTGTCACAAAATCCTTTGCCTAAACCCTCTAAATGGATTCGTTTGGGTAAATGGATGAGTAAGGCAGAATTGACGGTGAAAGAGCTAGATAAAGTTAAACAGGGAAATGGAGATTTTATATTTCCTTATCCCCTCAATCCTCTTGATGTGATGTTTACTCACCAAGTCTTGAGCTATGACACTGTAAATATGCCCCCCGTTAGTCTGATTCGCAATGTCAGTATAAACGGACATTTTTATGAGGTTGACGGCTTCAAAATCCCTGCTCGTATGGAATATCGCTTTAAGGTATAG
- a CDS encoding type I restriction enzyme HsdR N-terminal domain-containing protein yields MTKLLNPDETYTFSRYFELKIEAEDLAKEFGYTLETKRLSLPKYTGELDRIQQTQSRIEEILPYVTLSNESARREWLIAPLLADVIHYTKAKVRVEYPIKVSKYLQGNLDYFIESSQTLLIVEAKKADLDFGMTQLVSQLITLDQWQEDHTQEHFIGAVTTGKTWEFARLNRHSKHFEQGFEDYSIPDDLDEITRILVQELIG; encoded by the coding sequence ATGACTAAACTTCTTAACCCTGATGAAACCTACACTTTTAGCCGATATTTCGAGCTAAAGATTGAAGCCGAAGATCTTGCTAAAGAATTTGGCTACACCCTAGAAACCAAAAGATTGAGTCTACCCAAATATACTGGCGAACTAGATCGCATTCAACAAACACAGAGTAGAATTGAAGAAATTTTGCCCTATGTGACGCTCTCTAATGAATCCGCACGGAGAGAATGGTTAATTGCTCCTCTTTTAGCTGATGTTATCCATTACACAAAAGCTAAAGTGAGAGTTGAGTATCCCATCAAAGTTTCTAAGTATCTACAGGGTAATCTTGACTATTTCATCGAATCATCTCAAACACTTCTCATTGTGGAAGCAAAAAAGGCTGATTTGGACTTTGGGATGACGCAGTTAGTATCTCAGTTGATTACCCTTGATCAATGGCAAGAAGATCACACACAAGAACATTTTATTGGTGCTGTCACGACTGGTAAAACTTGGGAATTTGCTCGACTCAATCGGCATAGTAAGCACTTTGAGCAAGGTTTTGAAGATTATTCAATTCCTGATGATCTTGACGAAATCACCCGAATTCTTGTCCAAGAACTAATTGGTTAA
- a CDS encoding four helix bundle protein → MKDFKELKVWQRSHQITLKIYKITSNFPKEELYGLVSQMRRSSSSIPTNIAEGCGRGSDADFARFLQIAMGSASELEYQLLLSVDLGFINQEAYQAINPELIETKRMLNSLLQKLRSKS, encoded by the coding sequence ATGAAAGACTTCAAAGAACTAAAAGTATGGCAGCGTTCGCATCAAATCACACTCAAAATTTACAAGATTACCTCCAATTTTCCCAAAGAAGAACTTTATGGTCTGGTTAGCCAAATGCGCCGATCTTCCTCATCGATTCCGACAAATATTGCAGAAGGTTGTGGTAGAGGTTCTGATGCTGACTTTGCAAGATTTTTGCAAATAGCAATGGGATCAGCCAGTGAACTGGAATATCAGCTATTACTGTCTGTAGATCTTGGCTTCATCAACCAAGAAGCATACCAAGCCATAAATCCAGAACTAATCGAAACAAAAAGAATGCTCAACTCCTTGCTACAAAAATTAAGATCCAAAAGCTAG
- the cas1d gene encoding type I-D CRISPR-associated endonuclease Cas1d, with protein sequence MGTVYVSQDDSFIGKTDERLTVKAEKKQILDVPLIKIDGLVILGRATISPAAVIELLERKIPMSFMTGTGRFLGRLEPELTKNIFVRRSQWDAAGETPKAIHMVQAFVRGKLKNYRASLMRHLRDYPDNDLQKWIDDLERAIDSLATIKAIASLRGVEGHGSAVYWQAFPKLIRADGFSFTTRNRRPPIDPVNAMLSFGYSLLRHDVQGALNIVGFDPYLGYLHTERYGRPSLALDLMEEFRPLIVDAIVLSAINRKAIAPKDFTSEPLSKAISLSNEARKVFLTLYEQKKQSKFKHPVMGRQCTYQEAFELQARLLAKYLMDETDKYPPLVMK encoded by the coding sequence ATGGGAACAGTTTATGTAAGTCAGGATGACTCGTTTATTGGCAAGACCGATGAACGCTTAACGGTGAAGGCGGAGAAAAAACAAATCCTAGATGTCCCATTGATCAAAATTGATGGATTAGTAATTCTCGGTCGCGCCACGATTTCACCTGCGGCAGTGATAGAACTGCTAGAGCGAAAAATTCCGATGTCGTTTATGACAGGAACGGGGCGCTTTCTCGGTCGTCTAGAACCTGAGCTAACTAAAAATATTTTTGTAAGGCGATCGCAGTGGGATGCAGCAGGGGAAACACCGAAGGCGATCCATATGGTGCAAGCCTTTGTGCGTGGCAAGTTAAAAAATTATCGAGCGTCATTAATGCGGCATCTGCGGGATTATCCCGATAATGATTTACAGAAATGGATTGACGATCTCGAACGGGCGATCGATTCGCTGGCGACCATTAAAGCGATCGCTAGTTTGCGAGGTGTGGAGGGGCATGGCAGTGCTGTCTATTGGCAAGCTTTTCCTAAATTAATTCGTGCCGATGGTTTTAGCTTCACAACCCGCAATCGTCGCCCACCTATCGATCCTGTGAACGCGATGTTAAGTTTTGGCTATTCCCTATTGCGTCACGATGTTCAAGGGGCGCTAAATATTGTCGGTTTCGATCCCTATCTTGGCTATTTGCACACAGAGCGCTATGGTCGCCCCAGTCTTGCCCTTGACCTCATGGAAGAGTTTCGCCCCTTGATTGTCGATGCGATTGTGTTGTCGGCAATCAATCGTAAAGCGATCGCGCCCAAGGATTTTACTTCTGAGCCTCTGAGCAAGGCGATTTCTCTGTCCAATGAGGCAAGAAAAGTATTTTTGACACTGTACGAGCAGAAGAAACAATCAAAATTTAAGCATCCCGTCATGGGTCGTCAATGTACTTATCAAGAGGCTTTTGAGCTTCAGGCAAGATTGTTAGCTAAGTATCTGATGGATGAAACGGATAAGTATCCACCGTTGGTGATGAAGTAG
- the cas2 gene encoding CRISPR-associated endonuclease Cas2, with translation MFIVISYDIPEDKRRTKIHKILKSYGQWMQFSVFECELTDAQYAKLRSRLSKLIKPSEDSIRFYFLCACCQPKIERIGGEQVRDDTIFFA, from the coding sequence ATGTTCATTGTCATCTCCTACGACATTCCTGAAGACAAACGCCGTACTAAAATCCATAAGATCCTCAAATCTTACGGTCAATGGATGCAGTTTAGTGTGTTTGAGTGTGAGCTTACTGATGCTCAATATGCGAAGTTGCGATCACGTTTGAGTAAGTTGATTAAACCGAGTGAAGATAGTATTCGCTTTTACTTCCTTTGTGCTTGCTGTCAGCCTAAAATAGAGCGTATTGGCGGCGAACAGGTGCGCGACGACACAATCTTTTTCGCTTAA
- the cas4 gene encoding CRISPR-associated protein Cas4, protein MNEPIPIAALNQYAYCPHRCWRMFCAGEFVENHYTIEGTDLHQRVHTVGENQREETWQIRAIWLKSEQYGLIGKSDLIEEVDDNLYPIEYKRGHKGEWDNDAMQVVAQALCLEEMTGKSITKGYVYYAQTHQRQEIEITSELRNKAIAAITEISQMMETGKMPPAIYGNRCKGCSLFTQCVPMAKEKVSKYKEGA, encoded by the coding sequence ATGAATGAACCAATCCCCATCGCCGCTTTAAACCAATACGCTTACTGCCCTCATCGTTGCTGGCGGATGTTTTGTGCAGGAGAATTTGTCGAGAATCATTACACGATTGAAGGAACCGATCTACATCAACGAGTACATACAGTTGGCGAAAATCAACGGGAGGAGACTTGGCAAATCAGGGCGATCTGGCTGAAGTCGGAACAATATGGCTTGATTGGCAAATCTGACTTGATTGAAGAAGTTGATGACAATCTCTATCCCATTGAATATAAACGCGGACATAAAGGCGAGTGGGATAATGACGCAATGCAGGTTGTGGCTCAAGCGCTCTGTTTAGAAGAGATGACAGGAAAAAGCATTACCAAGGGCTATGTCTATTATGCTCAGACACACCAAAGACAAGAGATTGAGATTACATCTGAGTTACGAAATAAGGCGATCGCGGCAATTACGGAAATTTCGCAAATGATGGAAACTGGCAAGATGCCTCCTGCAATCTATGGCAATCGGTGTAAGGGTTGCAGTCTGTTTACTCAATGCGTACCGATGGCGAAGGAAAAGGTTAGTAAATATAAGGAAGGAGCTTAA
- the cas7d gene encoding type I-D CRISPR-associated protein Cas7/Csc2, whose product MTFLKSIDSKFFHNEIPYKPMGKYVHFLTVRVTESYPLFQTDGELNKARVSAGIKDENKIPISRLAMFKRKQSTPERLIGRELLRNYGFMTAEECEYNVKFAMNNPDCIIYGFAIGDSGSEKSKVVVDTAFSITPFDESNENFTLNAPYENGTMASKGEKKADGKLDTVIGDTTSRINSQDHIRPQVFFPSIVTLKDPTEAGFLYVFNNLLRTRHYGAQTTRTGRLRNELIGVVFADGEITSNLRWTQAIYDLIPADIIQSIDPLSEDLVMAKAKEAITDLLKEEFVVHHDFIGETFQPLLKEVRAITSSETSIQTVLKAADDEAKAYAVKHIKSKVEKPKADEKPKAGKK is encoded by the coding sequence ATGACATTTCTAAAATCTATCGATTCTAAATTTTTCCACAATGAGATTCCTTATAAACCTATGGGCAAGTATGTCCACTTCCTTACCGTCCGTGTGACTGAGTCTTATCCACTTTTTCAAACTGATGGTGAACTGAATAAAGCTAGAGTCAGCGCAGGCATTAAAGATGAAAATAAAATCCCAATTAGTCGCCTAGCAATGTTTAAGAGAAAACAGTCAACTCCTGAGCGTTTGATTGGTCGTGAATTGTTGCGAAACTATGGTTTCATGACTGCTGAAGAGTGCGAGTACAATGTCAAATTTGCAATGAATAATCCTGATTGTATTATTTATGGTTTTGCAATCGGTGATTCTGGCTCTGAAAAGTCTAAAGTTGTTGTTGATACAGCCTTCTCAATCACTCCCTTTGATGAATCGAACGAAAATTTTACTTTGAATGCTCCATATGAAAATGGCACAATGGCATCTAAAGGAGAAAAAAAGGCTGATGGTAAATTGGATACTGTAATCGGTGATACTACCTCTCGTATTAATTCACAAGATCACATTCGTCCTCAAGTCTTCTTCCCTAGTATTGTCACCTTGAAAGATCCTACTGAGGCTGGATTTCTCTATGTTTTTAACAACTTACTGCGGACTCGCCATTATGGAGCGCAGACAACTCGTACAGGACGCTTACGCAATGAATTGATTGGTGTTGTCTTTGCTGATGGCGAAATTACTAGCAATTTGCGCTGGACACAGGCAATTTACGATCTCATTCCTGCTGATATTATCCAGTCCATTGATCCATTGAGTGAAGATCTCGTAATGGCAAAGGCTAAAGAGGCGATCACTGATTTACTAAAGGAAGAATTTGTCGTGCATCATGATTTTATTGGTGAAACTTTTCAACCGTTGCTCAAAGAAGTTAGAGCGATTACTAGCAGTGAAACAAGCATTCAGACTGTACTAAAAGCTGCCGATGATGAGGCTAAAGCCTATGCAGTTAAACATATCAAGAGTAAAGTTGAAAAGCCTAAAGCTGACGAAAAGCCTAAAGCAGGTAAAAAGTAA
- the cas6 gene encoding CRISPR-associated endoribonuclease Cas6 — protein MPHSLVVNFMPKTPIYPEYLTGRHIHALFLTLVSSVDKELGDRLHGEKANKGFGLSPIQVAVSDWRLAVSSDRNFSKPRLKKANSQPLKAKSLSWQNQEIPPSTPCWWRISLLDEVLFGKLTGLWLNLNPDRAFHLGSADLYITSILGTPQSSQPWSNFATYQQIYDRASDTERNITFHLATPTAFRQGKYDSPLPTRDNVFKSLCDRWNTYSEIPINPEIIEYIFPSKFDIKTEVVKNYDTHSFIGCVGEIGYRILGDASPDALKQINALADFAMFAGIGRKTTMGMGMGRRLFG, from the coding sequence ATGCCTCACAGCTTAGTTGTTAACTTTATGCCTAAAACACCAATTTATCCTGAATACCTGACAGGACGGCATATTCACGCACTTTTTTTAACTTTAGTTAGCTCCGTTGACAAGGAATTAGGCGATCGCCTGCATGGTGAAAAAGCCAATAAAGGATTTGGGTTGAGTCCAATTCAAGTAGCGGTTAGCGATTGGCGATTAGCGGTTAGCTCTGACAGGAATTTCAGCAAACCTAGACTAAAAAAAGCTAACAGCCAACCGCTAAAAGCTAAAAGCCTCTCTTGGCAAAATCAAGAAATCCCCCCCTCAACCCCTTGCTGGTGGCGCATTTCCCTCTTAGATGAAGTTCTCTTTGGCAAACTCACAGGACTTTGGTTAAATCTCAACCCCGATCGAGCTTTTCATCTCGGTTCTGCTGACCTCTATATCACCAGCATTCTCGGCACACCGCAATCAAGCCAACCTTGGTCAAACTTCGCTACCTACCAACAAATCTACGATCGCGCTTCCGACACCGAACGCAATATTACCTTTCACCTCGCCACACCCACTGCTTTCCGTCAGGGCAAATACGACTCGCCATTGCCCACTCGCGACAATGTGTTTAAGAGCCTATGCGATCGCTGGAACACCTACAGCGAAATCCCAATTAATCCCGAAATTATCGAATATATCTTTCCCAGTAAATTTGACATTAAGACAGAAGTTGTCAAGAATTACGACACCCATAGTTTTATCGGTTGTGTCGGTGAAATTGGTTATCGAATTCTCGGTGATGCTTCACCAGATGCGCTCAAACAAATTAATGCCCTAGCAGACTTTGCAATGTTTGCAGGAATTGGACGCAAAACCACAATGGGAATGGGGATGGGGAGGAGGCTTTTTGGATGA